ACTTATCTAATTTCTCTGGTCCTTAAGAAATTGCTACTGCTTTCTCATTCCCACTTTTGAGCTCCTCTAACGCTTGTCTTATCTCCTTCCTTTGTTCCTCCCCGAGAGGAAGTAGAGGAGAGCGAACTGGGCCGCCATAAAGGCCTATGATGTCAAGAGCTGCTTTTAAGCCAGGAACTCCATATATAGTCGTAACGAGGGCATTTAAACGAAGAATGGATAACTGCATTTCTCTCGCACGATCAAGATCCCCCTCTTTATAAGCTTCAAGTATTCCGGCACAATGGTCAGGTACGACGTTAGCGACTGCCATTACACCTCCAGCGCCTCCCATAACGAGCGTTGGAAGAAGGAAGCTCCCCGAACCCGCAAATACCGCAAATTCTTCGGAGCTCCCAGCTATGATTTCCGAAATTTGGACTATCCTCGCAGAGCTGTCCTTTATTCCAACAATGTTGGGATGAGAGGAAAGCCTCACCACAAGATCC
The genomic region above belongs to Synergistota bacterium and contains:
- a CDS encoding dihydrodipicolinate synthase family protein, translated to MKRIRGILAPIPTPFDESGELYLKGLKDNLERWAKSKLDGIVVLGSNGEFVMLSREEKLRLLEFVRESFPTEKLLIAGVGSESFRETLLLTRKAYEFGYDAVLVLPPSYYKRAMTEGVLERYYLELAESSPLPLLIYNMPVNTGINLSSDLVVRLSSHPNIVGIKDSSARIVQISEIIAGSSEEFAVFAGSGSFLLPTLVMGGAGGVMAVANVVPDHCAGILEAYKEGDLDRAREMQLSILRLNALVTTIYGVPGLKAALDIIGLYGGPVRSPLLPLGEEQRKEIRQALEELKSGNEKAVAIS